One genomic segment of Occultella kanbiaonis includes these proteins:
- the pheS gene encoding phenylalanine--tRNA ligase subunit alpha — MPTPETPSPLDADAIGAALTAALDAVAGADSLDALKDVRLAHTGDKSPLALANRAIGALAPADKAVAGKLVGSSRGRLNGAIAARQVELEAERDEQVLRTEAVDVTIPVDRAPLGARHPLDSLMDEVADFFVGMGWEIAEGPELEHEWFNFDALNFGPDHPARQMQDTFFVDPASAAEHLVLRTHTSPVQARALLTRDLPVYIACPGKVFRTDELDATHTPVFHQIEGLAVDKGLTMAHLTGILDHFARAMFGPDAKTRLRPSFFPFTEPSAEMDLWFPAKKGGAGWIEWGGCGMVNPNVLRACGVDPDVYSGFAFGMGIERALMLRHDITDMHDIIEGDIRFSQEGQR; from the coding sequence ATGCCCACCCCCGAAACACCCTCCCCGCTCGATGCCGACGCCATCGGCGCGGCGCTGACCGCGGCCCTCGACGCCGTCGCCGGCGCCGACTCCCTGGACGCGCTCAAGGACGTACGGCTGGCCCACACCGGGGACAAGAGCCCACTCGCTCTGGCCAACCGCGCGATCGGCGCCCTCGCGCCCGCGGACAAGGCCGTGGCCGGCAAACTCGTCGGTTCCTCGCGTGGCCGCCTGAACGGCGCCATCGCCGCCCGTCAGGTCGAGCTCGAGGCCGAGCGCGACGAGCAGGTGCTGCGCACCGAGGCCGTCGACGTGACGATCCCCGTCGACCGCGCCCCGCTCGGCGCCCGGCACCCGCTGGACTCGCTGATGGACGAGGTCGCCGACTTCTTCGTGGGGATGGGCTGGGAGATCGCCGAGGGCCCGGAGCTCGAGCACGAGTGGTTCAACTTCGATGCGCTGAACTTCGGCCCGGACCACCCGGCCCGGCAGATGCAGGACACCTTCTTCGTCGATCCCGCCAGCGCCGCCGAGCATCTCGTGCTGCGCACGCACACCTCTCCGGTGCAGGCTCGGGCCCTGCTCACCCGGGACCTGCCCGTGTACATCGCGTGCCCGGGCAAGGTGTTCCGCACCGACGAGCTCGATGCCACGCACACCCCCGTGTTCCACCAGATCGAGGGCCTCGCGGTGGACAAGGGCCTGACCATGGCGCACCTGACCGGGATCCTCGACCACTTCGCCCGGGCCATGTTCGGACCCGACGCGAAGACCCGGCTGCGACCCTCGTTCTTCCCGTTCACCGAGCCGAGCGCCGAGATGGACCTGTGGTTCCCGGCGAAGAAGGGCGGTGCCGGCTGGATCGAGTGGGGTGGCTGCGGCATGGTCAACCCGAACGTGCTGCGGGCCTGCGGCGTCGACCCGGACGTCTACTCCGGGTTCGCGTTCGGGATGGGCATCGAGCGCGCCCTGATGCTGCGCCACGACATCACGGACATGCACGACATCATCGAGGGCGATATCCGCTTCTCCCAGGAAGGACAGCGCTGA
- the pheT gene encoding phenylalanine--tRNA ligase subunit beta encodes MPYVVPSWLRDHVEIPAGTTAAQLAADLVRVGLEEEAVHAAGVTGPLVVGRVLEAIPEEQKNGKTINWCQVDVGAHNNADSSPRGIVCGAHNFTAGDSVVVALPGAVLPGDFAIAARKTYGHVSDGMICSESELGLGEGHEGIIVLEDAPEPGTDAIELLGLGEEILEINVTPDRGYCFSVRGVAREYAHSTGAAFTDHGLATADLPAANDGGFAVDLADDAPIHGVPGADRFVARIVRGIDAAAPTPDWMATRLRQAGMRPISLAVDITNYVMLDLGQPLHAYDLATLAAPIVVRRARAGEKLTTLDDVSRTLDAEDLLITDSPDPSGTVGSRILGIAGVMGGADTEVTDATTDVLIEAAHFDQISVARSARRHKLPSEAAKRFERGVDTALQAVAAQRVVDLLVQFAGGLPDAGVTDLDRTTAPEPIAIDAGLPGRLAGVAYSTETVVATLESLGAQVVADGDALVVSAPTWRPDLTEPADLVEEVVRLQGYDRVPSVLPPAPPGGRGLSLTQRRRRRVANLLADSGLTQVLTYPFIAASRHDDLALPAADPRRRSVRLANPLSEAMPYLRTSLLDTLADAAVRNVGRGLTDVAIYELGLVTRPDGASHDSPLPPTGVRPSDADLDAIRAAVPAQPQRVAGILAGNLVAPGVYTSARRADHADAIALVHRIAQAVDVTPVVEADTEHLPWHPGRCARFTTADGVLLGHAGELAPKVTAALGLPARTVAFEVDLDELFGAAPTEPKRVPPLSTFPAAKEDIALVVDAATPVADVLAAVREGAGDLAEEIHLFDIYTGESVGEGKASMAFSLRLRAADRTLTAADTAGVRDAVVALAGARLGAQLRG; translated from the coding sequence ATGCCGTACGTCGTGCCGAGCTGGCTCCGCGACCACGTCGAGATCCCCGCGGGCACCACGGCCGCGCAGCTGGCCGCGGACCTGGTCCGGGTCGGGCTCGAGGAGGAGGCGGTGCACGCCGCCGGCGTCACCGGCCCGCTGGTGGTCGGCCGGGTCCTCGAGGCGATCCCCGAGGAGCAGAAGAACGGCAAGACCATCAACTGGTGCCAGGTCGACGTCGGCGCCCACAACAACGCCGACTCCTCGCCGCGGGGGATCGTCTGCGGTGCGCACAACTTCACCGCGGGTGACTCCGTGGTGGTCGCCCTGCCCGGTGCCGTGCTGCCCGGGGACTTCGCGATCGCCGCCCGCAAGACCTACGGCCACGTCTCGGACGGGATGATCTGCTCCGAGAGCGAGCTCGGACTCGGCGAGGGGCACGAGGGCATCATCGTGCTCGAGGACGCACCCGAGCCGGGCACCGACGCGATCGAGCTGCTCGGCCTCGGCGAGGAGATCCTCGAGATCAACGTCACGCCGGACCGCGGCTACTGCTTCAGCGTGCGTGGGGTGGCTCGCGAGTACGCCCACTCCACCGGAGCCGCCTTCACCGACCACGGCCTCGCGACGGCGGACCTGCCGGCCGCCAACGACGGCGGGTTCGCCGTCGACCTCGCCGACGACGCACCGATCCACGGTGTGCCGGGCGCGGACCGGTTCGTCGCGCGGATCGTCCGGGGCATCGACGCAGCCGCGCCGACGCCGGACTGGATGGCCACCCGGCTGCGCCAGGCGGGCATGCGTCCGATCTCCCTGGCCGTGGACATCACGAACTACGTGATGCTCGACCTGGGTCAGCCGCTGCACGCCTACGACCTGGCCACGCTGGCCGCACCGATCGTGGTGCGCCGGGCCCGGGCCGGGGAGAAGCTGACCACCCTGGACGACGTCTCGCGCACGCTGGACGCCGAGGACCTGCTGATCACGGACTCCCCGGACCCCTCCGGCACCGTCGGCTCACGGATCCTCGGCATCGCCGGCGTGATGGGCGGCGCCGACACCGAGGTGACGGACGCGACCACGGACGTGCTCATCGAGGCGGCGCACTTCGACCAGATCTCGGTGGCCCGCAGCGCCCGCCGGCACAAGCTGCCCAGTGAGGCCGCCAAGCGGTTCGAGCGCGGCGTGGACACCGCGCTGCAGGCGGTCGCCGCGCAGCGCGTCGTCGACCTGCTCGTGCAGTTCGCGGGCGGCCTGCCGGATGCCGGCGTCACCGACCTCGACCGCACGACGGCGCCCGAACCGATCGCGATCGACGCCGGCCTGCCGGGTCGGCTGGCCGGTGTGGCGTACTCGACCGAGACGGTCGTCGCCACCCTCGAGTCCCTCGGCGCCCAGGTCGTCGCGGACGGCGACGCGCTGGTCGTCAGCGCGCCCACGTGGCGGCCCGACCTGACCGAGCCGGCCGACCTGGTCGAGGAGGTAGTGCGCCTGCAGGGGTACGACCGGGTGCCCTCGGTGCTGCCGCCGGCGCCGCCGGGTGGCCGTGGGCTGAGCCTCACGCAACGGCGACGCCGGAGGGTGGCGAACCTGCTCGCGGACTCCGGGCTCACCCAGGTGCTCACGTACCCGTTCATCGCAGCCTCCCGTCACGACGACCTCGCGCTGCCGGCGGCGGACCCGCGGCGCCGGTCGGTCCGGCTGGCCAACCCGCTCTCGGAGGCGATGCCCTACCTGCGCACGTCGCTGCTGGACACCCTGGCCGACGCCGCGGTGCGCAACGTCGGCCGCGGGCTGACCGACGTCGCGATCTACGAGCTCGGCCTGGTCACCCGACCCGACGGGGCGAGCCACGACTCGCCGCTGCCGCCCACCGGGGTGCGTCCGAGCGATGCGGACCTGGACGCGATCCGCGCCGCCGTGCCCGCGCAGCCGCAGCGGGTGGCCGGCATCCTGGCCGGCAACCTCGTCGCGCCCGGCGTCTACACCAGCGCCAGGCGTGCCGACCACGCCGACGCCATCGCGCTGGTGCACCGGATCGCGCAGGCGGTCGACGTCACGCCCGTCGTCGAGGCGGACACCGAGCACCTGCCGTGGCACCCGGGCCGGTGCGCGCGGTTCACGACGGCCGACGGCGTCCTGCTGGGCCACGCGGGCGAGCTCGCCCCGAAGGTCACGGCCGCCCTCGGCCTGCCGGCCCGTACCGTCGCGTTCGAGGTGGACCTGGACGAGCTGTTCGGTGCGGCGCCCACGGAGCCGAAGCGGGTCCCGCCGCTGTCCACGTTCCCCGCCGCTAAGGAGGACATCGCCCTCGTCGTCGACGCTGCCACGCCGGTCGCCGACGTGCTCGCCGCCGTGCGCGAGGGAGCCGGTGACCTGGCCGAGGAGATCCACCTCTTCGACATCTACACGGGCGAGTCCGTGGGCGAGGGCAAGGCCTCGATGGCGTTCTCGCTGCGCCTGCGCGCGGCCGACCGGACGCTCACCGCGGCCGACACGGCCGGGGTGCGCGACGCCGTCGTGGCGCTCGCGGGAGCGCGGTTGGGCGCGCAGCTGCGCGGCTGA
- a CDS encoding flavodoxin domain-containing protein has protein sequence MRVLVAIASTYGATAEIGEAIAAELREGGHDVHVLAVDSVESLHSYDGVVLGSAVYIGRILTSARQFAARLAEEFAPRPVWVFASGMKSVTPYPLGAAFTSPVQPPYFGGRYAIFGGVVDRSKLGTAERSLIGFVGATHSDERDFDLIAAWSGEVSVRMNAYDALTRARSGENVPSHPR, from the coding sequence ATGAGAGTCCTGGTAGCGATCGCATCCACCTACGGCGCCACCGCCGAGATCGGTGAGGCCATTGCGGCCGAGCTTCGCGAGGGCGGCCACGACGTGCACGTCCTCGCGGTCGACTCGGTGGAGTCCCTGCACTCCTACGACGGCGTCGTGCTCGGCTCCGCCGTGTACATCGGCCGGATCCTGACCTCGGCCCGGCAGTTCGCAGCCCGCCTCGCCGAGGAGTTCGCCCCGCGCCCGGTGTGGGTGTTCGCCTCCGGGATGAAGAGCGTCACCCCGTACCCGCTCGGCGCCGCGTTCACCTCGCCCGTGCAGCCGCCGTACTTCGGCGGCCGGTACGCGATCTTCGGTGGCGTGGTGGACCGCAGCAAGCTCGGCACCGCGGAGCGCTCGCTGATCGGGTTCGTCGGCGCGACCCACTCCGATGAACGCGACTTCGACCTGATCGCGGCCTGGTCCGGTGAGGTCTCGGTGCGGATGAATGCCTACGACGCGCTCACGCGGGCCAGGTCGGGTGAGAACGTTCCGAGTCACCCTCGATGA
- a CDS encoding alpha/beta fold hydrolase encodes MHVASTHDGAGPSVLFLHGGNVAGWMWDDQVRALPDHHSLVPDLPGFGASAALDWTSIADVVDQLAVIVADRADGGRAHVVGLSMGAVVGTVLTARHPEVVRSALLTGALLNGITGLARRLNTVQLRVWDQHWYWAAQARLFRLPPESVDQFVSNGLSIRVENMRAVVAEVYGGLPASDLAALAGADVPVLGLAGERDLRPVREALRAYPNSANVTTRLVPRMHHAWNAEDPALFNEVLRDWLTRGAVNRHLIPA; translated from the coding sequence ATGCATGTCGCCAGCACCCACGACGGGGCCGGACCGAGTGTGCTGTTCCTGCACGGCGGCAACGTCGCCGGGTGGATGTGGGACGACCAGGTGCGGGCACTGCCCGACCATCACAGCCTGGTGCCCGACCTGCCGGGGTTCGGCGCGTCCGCCGCGCTGGACTGGACGTCCATCGCCGACGTCGTCGACCAGCTCGCCGTGATCGTGGCAGACCGGGCCGACGGCGGTCGGGCCCACGTGGTGGGCCTGTCCATGGGCGCCGTGGTCGGCACCGTCCTGACCGCCCGACACCCCGAGGTGGTGCGCTCCGCGCTGTTGACCGGGGCGCTGCTCAACGGGATCACCGGTCTCGCCCGGCGGCTCAACACCGTGCAGCTGCGGGTGTGGGACCAGCACTGGTACTGGGCCGCGCAGGCACGGCTGTTCCGGCTCCCCCCGGAGTCCGTCGACCAGTTCGTCAGCAACGGTCTGTCGATCCGCGTCGAGAACATGCGGGCCGTGGTGGCCGAGGTCTACGGCGGCCTGCCCGCATCCGATCTGGCGGCGCTGGCCGGCGCGGACGTGCCGGTCCTGGGGTTGGCCGGCGAGCGGGACCTGCGGCCGGTGCGCGAGGCACTGCGCGCGTATCCGAACTCGGCCAACGTCACCACCCGCCTGGTGCCGCGCATGCACCATGCCTGGAACGCGGAGGACCCGGCACTGTTCAACGAGGTGCTGCGGGACTGGCTCACCCGCGGTGCGGTGAACCGGCACCTGATTCCCGCGTGA
- a CDS encoding PadR family transcriptional regulator, with product MSMKHAVLGLLDLSPLTGYDLKKAFDESVNHFWSGDQAQIYRTLTALVDAGLAEVEVVPQDGRPSRKLHRVTAAGRVELERWLRADPEPAPARSEFLARVFFAPVLDDDGVRDLLRARRTAITAALQRLTALDEAEGPGESRDERLRLATLRNGLAHARAELDWLDEMDREFA from the coding sequence ATGAGTATGAAGCACGCCGTCCTGGGGTTGCTCGACCTGTCCCCGCTGACCGGCTACGACCTCAAGAAGGCGTTCGACGAGTCCGTCAACCACTTCTGGTCCGGCGACCAGGCGCAGATCTACCGCACCCTGACCGCGCTGGTCGACGCCGGCCTCGCCGAGGTCGAGGTGGTGCCCCAGGACGGACGCCCGAGCCGGAAGCTGCACCGGGTGACGGCCGCGGGCCGGGTGGAGCTCGAGCGCTGGCTGCGCGCCGACCCCGAGCCGGCACCGGCCCGGAGCGAATTCCTGGCCCGGGTGTTCTTCGCACCCGTGCTCGACGACGACGGCGTCCGCGACCTGCTGCGTGCCCGCCGCACCGCCATCACCGCCGCGTTGCAGAGACTGACCGCTCTCGACGAGGCCGAGGGACCGGGCGAGAGCAGGGACGAACGACTGCGGCTGGCCACCCTGCGCAACGGACTGGCCCACGCCCGGGCCGAGCTGGACTGGCTGGACGAGATGGACCGGGAGTTCGCCTGA
- a CDS encoding quinone oxidoreductase family protein, protein MLAIEARAAGGPDVLTPTDRRAPAPQAGQVLVRTSGIGVNFYDTYVRSGVYPRQFPFVPGSEGAGEVIAVGDGVTHLSEGRLIAWSSSLTGSYAEEVLLAADAAIVVPDGVDAHLAAALPLQGMTAHMLVDGVFDVQPGQDVLLTAGAGGVGLLLTQLAVARGARVITTVSTAEKEALSRAAGASEVIRYTDLDDVTSELPQIVRDLTGGAGVHVAYDGVGRTTFDASLASVRRRGMLVLFGGASGQVPPFDLQRLNSSGSLFVSRPTLGHYTADPEELAYRSGAVFDALASGDLDVRVGATFPLARAADAHRALEGRETTGKVLLLP, encoded by the coding sequence ATGCTCGCGATCGAAGCCCGGGCCGCAGGCGGTCCCGACGTCCTCACGCCCACCGACCGCCGGGCACCGGCGCCCCAGGCCGGACAGGTGCTCGTCCGGACCAGCGGGATCGGGGTGAACTTCTACGACACCTACGTCCGCTCCGGGGTGTATCCGCGCCAGTTCCCGTTCGTGCCCGGCAGTGAGGGCGCCGGCGAGGTGATCGCGGTCGGCGACGGCGTCACGCACCTCTCGGAAGGCCGCCTCATCGCGTGGTCGAGCTCGCTCACCGGGTCCTACGCCGAGGAGGTCCTGCTCGCCGCCGACGCGGCGATCGTGGTGCCCGACGGCGTCGATGCGCACCTGGCCGCGGCGCTGCCGCTACAGGGCATGACGGCGCACATGCTCGTCGACGGCGTCTTCGACGTGCAGCCTGGCCAGGACGTGCTGCTCACCGCCGGTGCGGGCGGGGTCGGGCTGCTGCTCACCCAGCTCGCCGTCGCCCGCGGGGCCCGGGTGATCACCACCGTGTCGACTGCCGAGAAGGAGGCCCTGTCCCGGGCCGCGGGTGCCAGCGAGGTGATCCGCTACACCGACCTCGACGACGTCACGAGCGAGCTCCCCCAGATCGTGCGGGACCTCACCGGTGGCGCCGGCGTACACGTGGCCTACGACGGCGTGGGCAGGACCACCTTCGACGCGAGCCTGGCGAGTGTGCGGCGCCGGGGCATGCTCGTGCTCTTCGGCGGCGCCAGTGGCCAGGTGCCCCCGTTCGACCTGCAGCGGCTGAACAGCTCGGGCTCGCTGTTCGTCAGCCGGCCGACGCTCGGGCACTACACCGCTGACCCGGAGGAGCTCGCCTACCGGTCCGGCGCCGTGTTCGACGCCCTCGCGAGTGGTGATCTGGACGTGCGCGTCGGTGCCACGTTCCCGCTGGCGCGGGCCGCCGACGCGCACCGCGCCCTCGAGGGCCGCGAGACGACCGGCAAGGTGCTGTTGCTGCCCTGA
- a CDS encoding acyltransferase family protein translates to MTATLDPPVLAPAASPPPTRDLFVDVLRLFAIALVVAQHWLMPVIDYSDGHLVTSNALTVPGGWVVTWISQVMPLIFFAGGAATAMSLRRRPTGADRAWVAARLLRLAIPVLGLAALWLPLPHLMLALGMPAEPVSVGARLVGALLWFLGAYVLITLLSPALVRLADALRGRELIGFAAVAIAVDVLRFSFGAPDVLGYLNVIAVWGAVHQVGIHYGHGRLRDIRGLRAVALGALGFAAAALAVGFGPYPLSMVGLPGDPMSNMNPPTAVLLALAVGQLGLALAVREQIAAWAARPRVAAVVGRFSGSAMTVYLWHTPALVLVAGVAVLALGRDTPDPLSAEWFDGVTAWVAVLSVVLAAAVTIFSRLERVRLPRLAATDVGAGRLLTAGLLVGAGVLALTIGGFRPETLLDATGPLVAVVSIAVGVLLLLTGAARRTGSRWSSVARTGKVAS, encoded by the coding sequence ATGACCGCAACGCTTGATCCGCCCGTCCTCGCCCCCGCCGCGAGCCCACCGCCGACGCGGGACCTGTTCGTGGACGTCCTGCGCCTGTTCGCGATCGCCCTCGTGGTCGCCCAGCACTGGCTGATGCCCGTGATCGACTACTCCGACGGCCATCTGGTCACCAGCAACGCCCTGACCGTCCCCGGTGGCTGGGTGGTGACCTGGATCAGCCAGGTGATGCCACTGATCTTCTTCGCCGGTGGCGCCGCCACCGCGATGAGCCTGCGCCGGCGCCCCACCGGCGCCGATCGGGCCTGGGTGGCCGCTCGACTGTTGCGCCTGGCGATCCCGGTCCTCGGGCTCGCGGCCCTCTGGCTGCCGCTGCCGCACCTGATGCTGGCCCTCGGGATGCCCGCCGAGCCGGTCTCGGTCGGTGCCCGGCTCGTTGGCGCGCTCCTGTGGTTCCTCGGCGCGTACGTCCTGATCACCTTGCTCAGCCCGGCGCTGGTGCGCCTGGCCGACGCGCTGCGTGGCCGCGAGCTGATCGGCTTCGCAGCCGTCGCGATCGCGGTGGACGTGCTCCGGTTCTCCTTCGGGGCGCCGGACGTGCTCGGCTACCTGAACGTGATCGCCGTCTGGGGCGCGGTGCATCAGGTCGGCATCCACTACGGACACGGACGCCTTCGGGACATCCGCGGGCTGCGCGCGGTCGCGCTCGGTGCCCTCGGGTTCGCCGCGGCGGCGCTGGCCGTGGGCTTCGGCCCGTACCCGCTGAGCATGGTCGGTCTGCCGGGTGACCCGATGTCCAACATGAACCCCCCGACGGCGGTGCTGCTCGCGCTCGCGGTCGGTCAGCTCGGCCTTGCGCTCGCCGTCCGCGAGCAGATCGCTGCGTGGGCCGCGCGACCGCGGGTGGCCGCCGTCGTGGGCCGGTTCTCCGGGTCGGCGATGACCGTGTACCTGTGGCACACGCCCGCCCTGGTGCTGGTCGCCGGGGTCGCGGTGCTCGCCCTCGGCCGCGACACCCCGGACCCGTTGAGCGCCGAGTGGTTCGACGGGGTGACCGCCTGGGTGGCCGTACTCAGCGTCGTCCTCGCCGCGGCCGTGACGATCTTCTCCCGCCTGGAGCGGGTCCGGCTGCCCCGCCTGGCCGCCACGGACGTGGGCGCCGGGCGGCTGCTCACGGCCGGGCTGCTCGTCGGCGCGGGTGTGCTGGCGCTGACCATCGGCGGATTCCGCCCCGAGACGCTCTTGGACGCCACCGGGCCCCTCGTGGCTGTCGTCTCGATCGCGGTCGGAGTGCTGCTCCTGCTCACGGGTGCGGCCCGGCGCACCGGATCTCGCTGGTCTTCGGTGGCTCGAACCGGCAAGGTGGCGTCATGA
- a CDS encoding sensor histidine kinase, with product MTALETPVGPGPQAPEHVSLLRRAARESGYLLLCLPFGIAGLVVFVVGIALGAGLLVTLLGLPILAGTLAAAQGLGNVERTRLAAIGYPVPATLPFHTERKGLRRFLARLGHGQSWLDLLHALLFFPVSLLTFIVTVVWWVVGAGGVLYIVWERYLPDGGRTDLADLLGYPGQLADILLTTVLGALLLLTAPWVVRGMVALHSGLARITLGGTSSSALRAQVAELTRSRAAVVGAEADTLRRIERDIHDGPQQRLVRMSMDLQSAQRRLAADDPDAAERLIAEAIGHAQASLDELRTLSRGIAPPVLSDRGLRAAIGSAAGQSLIPVELDIGLEPGQRLAAARESAAYFVVTESLVNAAKHSRATAVRVTVEELDGGMLRVEVADDGIGGAHPGKGHGLTGLADRLAGVDGVLEVHSPDGAGTRVVATIP from the coding sequence ATGACCGCGCTCGAGACCCCAGTCGGCCCCGGTCCGCAAGCACCCGAGCACGTCTCGCTGCTGCGCCGCGCCGCCCGGGAGAGCGGGTACCTGCTCCTCTGTCTACCGTTCGGCATCGCCGGACTCGTGGTCTTCGTGGTCGGGATCGCACTGGGGGCGGGCCTACTGGTCACGCTGCTCGGCCTGCCGATCCTGGCCGGGACCCTCGCCGCGGCCCAGGGGCTCGGGAACGTCGAACGGACGCGGCTGGCCGCGATCGGCTATCCGGTACCGGCGACCCTGCCGTTCCATACCGAGCGCAAGGGCCTGCGCCGGTTCCTGGCCAGGCTCGGCCATGGGCAGAGCTGGCTGGACCTGCTCCACGCGCTGCTGTTCTTCCCGGTCTCCCTCCTCACCTTCATCGTCACGGTGGTCTGGTGGGTCGTCGGCGCCGGGGGCGTGCTGTACATCGTCTGGGAGCGGTACCTGCCCGACGGCGGCCGCACCGATCTCGCGGACCTGCTCGGCTACCCCGGCCAACTGGCCGACATCCTGCTGACCACGGTGCTCGGCGCCCTCCTGCTCCTGACCGCACCCTGGGTGGTGCGCGGCATGGTCGCCCTGCACAGCGGCCTCGCACGGATCACCCTCGGCGGCACGTCGTCGTCGGCCCTGCGCGCCCAGGTCGCGGAGCTGACCCGCAGCCGGGCCGCCGTGGTCGGCGCCGAGGCGGATACGCTGCGCCGGATCGAGCGGGACATCCACGACGGGCCGCAGCAGCGGCTGGTCCGGATGAGCATGGACCTGCAGTCCGCACAGCGGCGGCTCGCCGCCGACGACCCGGACGCTGCCGAGCGGTTGATCGCCGAGGCGATCGGGCATGCCCAGGCGAGTCTCGACGAGCTCCGCACACTCTCCCGCGGTATCGCCCCGCCCGTCCTCAGCGACCGTGGCCTGCGCGCCGCGATCGGGTCCGCCGCGGGGCAGTCACTGATCCCGGTGGAGCTGGACATCGGGCTCGAACCGGGTCAGCGGCTTGCCGCCGCCCGTGAGTCGGCGGCGTACTTCGTGGTCACCGAGTCGCTCGTGAACGCAGCCAAGCACTCCCGTGCGACGGCGGTGCGGGTGACCGTGGAGGAGCTGGACGGCGGCATGCTGCGGGTCGAGGTCGCGGACGACGGCATCGGCGGCGCGCATCCGGGCAAGGGGCATGGCCTGACCGGGCTGGCCGACCGGCTCGCCGGCGTGGACGGGGTGCTCGAGGTGCACAGCCCGGACGGCGCGGGCACCCGCGTGGTCGCCACGATTCCCTGA
- a CDS encoding response regulator transcription factor: MRVALAEDSVLLREGLIRLLEEADCEVVAAVGDGDALIEAVTEARPDVAVVDVRMPPSFTDEGLRAALTIRDRVPGTAVLVLSQYVEESYAGDLLATGGGVGYLLKDRVADLDELSDALERVAAGGTVLDPTVVAQLFAGRRARPVQRLTAREREVLGLMAQGRTNAAIGRALVITPKAVEKHVSSIFDKLDLPPSGDDHRRVLAVLTWLREGDAPAS; encoded by the coding sequence ATGCGCGTCGCCCTCGCCGAGGATTCGGTCCTGCTCCGTGAGGGCCTGATCCGGCTCCTCGAGGAGGCGGACTGCGAGGTGGTCGCCGCGGTCGGGGACGGGGACGCGCTCATCGAAGCCGTGACCGAGGCCCGTCCCGACGTGGCCGTCGTCGACGTGCGGATGCCGCCCTCGTTCACCGACGAGGGCCTGCGTGCCGCGCTCACCATCCGCGACCGGGTGCCCGGGACCGCCGTCCTGGTGCTGTCCCAGTACGTCGAGGAGTCCTATGCGGGGGACCTGCTCGCCACCGGCGGCGGCGTGGGGTATCTGCTCAAGGACCGGGTCGCCGACCTCGACGAACTCTCCGATGCCCTCGAGCGCGTGGCGGCCGGGGGGACCGTGCTCGATCCCACCGTCGTCGCGCAGCTGTTCGCCGGACGGCGGGCGCGGCCGGTGCAGCGGCTCACCGCGCGCGAGCGCGAGGTCCTCGGCCTGATGGCGCAGGGGCGCACGAACGCGGCGATCGGTCGCGCCCTGGTGATCACCCCGAAGGCGGTCGAGAAGCACGTCTCGTCGATCTTCGACAAGCTCGACCTGCCGCCGTCGGGGGACGACCACCGCCGGGTGCTGGCCGTGCTCACCTGGCTGCGCGAGGGCGACGCCCCGGCATCCTGA
- a CDS encoding DedA family protein — translation MESLLAGLADHYGPLLLALGALFAFAESALGLGFVFPGETVVLGIGAATTTGDQVAVAIGVVALGATAGDHLGYLIGQRAGPALRESRVVRRVGARHWDRGTSMLRRYGVLAIIVSRLLPAVRTLVPPAAGASRLGYGKFLAGSVIGAILWSGLWVGVGAAARTALPQAAAALGTASWLVFGGIVVAVIVVAVTVHLVRRRSRPADRVGADEVTECA, via the coding sequence ATGGAATCCCTCCTCGCCGGACTCGCCGACCACTACGGTCCGCTGCTCCTCGCACTCGGCGCGCTCTTCGCGTTCGCGGAGTCGGCACTGGGGCTGGGATTCGTGTTCCCCGGGGAGACCGTGGTCCTCGGCATCGGCGCGGCCACCACCACCGGTGACCAGGTCGCGGTCGCGATCGGGGTCGTCGCGCTCGGCGCCACGGCCGGCGATCACCTCGGCTACCTGATCGGGCAGCGGGCCGGCCCGGCCCTGCGGGAGTCGCGGGTGGTACGCCGGGTCGGCGCCCGACACTGGGACCGCGGTACGTCGATGCTGCGCCGGTACGGCGTGCTGGCGATCATCGTGTCCCGGTTGCTCCCGGCGGTGCGCACCCTGGTGCCGCCGGCCGCCGGCGCGAGCCGGCTCGGTTATGGCAAGTTCCTGGCCGGGTCGGTCATCGGTGCGATCCTGTGGTCCGGGCTCTGGGTGGGCGTCGGCGCCGCCGCCCGGACGGCCCTTCCGCAGGCCGCGGCGGCGCTCGGCACCGCGAGCTGGCTGGTGTTCGGGGGCATCGTCGTCGCCGTGATCGTGGTGGCGGTCACCGTGCACCTGGTCCGCCGCCGGTCCCGCCCCGCCGATCGCGTCGGAGCTGACGAGGTCACCGAATGCGCCTGA